In the genome of Saprospiraceae bacterium, the window CAAGAAATTCAATGCAAATTCGGATGTCGTCATCCAGAATTGGCTGCGGACAGGTGACACCCTCGACTATCTGGCCTTATGGGAATCGCTGCACAACCCAAATTTCAATAAAGTCAGTTTTGAGGAATTTCGAAAAAGAGCCGGCTCAGGCGGATTCTTTATATCGCCCAAGCAATGGATTGAAAAGACAGCCGCAGTAGGGATAGAATCGAGGACAGGTCGAGGCGGCGGCACCTATGCGCAAACAGACATCGCACTAGAATTCTGCTCAAGCCTCTCAGCAGCCTTTAAGCTATACCTCGTCAAAGAATTTCAGCGACTGAAGGCAGAAGAACCGGGACAAAAAGGATTGACCTGGGATGTATATAGGCTGATGGGCAAAGCCAATTACCATATCCATACAGAAGCCGTTAGACAATCTGGCGTACCCATAATGGACTGGAATACCAAGCGAGAAGCCATATACCAAGCCTCAGAAGCAGATTTGATAAACATTGTCGTATTCGGATGTACCGCCAAACAGTGGCGGCAAAGCAATCCAGAAGCAAAAGGGAATATTCGAGACAGTGCTTCAGCCCTGGAGAACCTGGTGTTGAACTCCATTCAAATCTTGAATGCCGAGCTATTAGAGCAAAACGTTTCAAAAGAAGACAGGCTAGTCTATTTGCAAGCGAAGGCAGCCCATCATTATAGCATTTTAGCGCACAGCACGCCCATTAAGCAGTTGGAAGAAATGCAAAAGAAATTGAAAGGCAAGTCCTAGTTAGAACTTGTTTGGATTTGGCACTTTAATTTTTCGCCATAGAATCATATCAATAATTTGATTACAAAATTCGAATTGCACTCCAAAATTGATTATATTTGTAGTAATGACATCGATCGAAATCGATATAAAACTTAGCAATGAGCAATTTGGAAGAAAAATATATTAACCCTCTTACGGATTTTGGTTTTAAGAAATTGTTTGGAAGTGAACCTAACAAAGTTCTATTGATAGATTTCCTGAATCAAATCTTACCGGATAGGCATCAAATCCAAGATTTAAGTTATTCCCGAAATGAGCAAGTCGGTCAAAATGAACTGGACAGAAAAGCGATTTTCGATCTCTACTGTATTGGAGAATCAGGAGAAAGATTCATCGTAGAAGTTCAAAAAGCTAAACAAAATTATTTCAAAGATAGAAGTGTTTATTACTCCTCTTTTCCAATACAAGAACAGGCTAAAAAAGGAAATTGGGATTATAGACTTGATCCTGTTTATGCTGTTGGTATTTTAGATTTCATTTTTGACGATCATAAAAACGAAAATGAATTAATACATTTTATCGAATTAAAAAATCAGCGAAGCGAAGTATTCTATGACAAGTTAAAATTTATTTACATCGAATTACCAAAATTTAAAAAGAATGAAGATGAATTAGAAACGCACTTTGAGAAATGGCTTTATGTTTTTCGACATCTATCAAATCTTCAGGATCGCCCTAAGAAATTACAAGATAAAGTCTTCCAAAAATTATTTGATTCTGCAGAAATTGCCAAATTCTCAAAAGAAGAAAGAGACGCTTACGAAGAAAGCCTAAAATACTATCGAGATATAAAAAACGTAGTTGATACTTCAAGAGAAGAAGGTTTAATTGAAGGAATAGAACGAGGAATAGAACAAGGAATAGAACAAGGAATAGATAAGAGAAATTACGAAATAGCCGTCAAGCTTATTGAAAAGGGCATGTCTTTAAATGAAGTTTCTGAAATTACAGGAATTGATGTTGAAGAATTGGCCAAACTAAAAAAATAATATGGTATGGAAAAAAGCTATGCTCAATAGAGTAAGATCGGTGTGAATATTGGAAGAGAAAGAACTAACGGCTGAAAATGATTGTATATTATAAAAAGTATAAAACCATGACTATAGAGAGAATAAATAATGAGATTGTAATCAGGATGCCTGGAAATATAGATATTGAAGAACTCCAGCGATTGATTAATTTGTTGATTTACAAAGAGGTAACGGTTAATAGTGTTGCAAGTCAAGATGAAGTAGATGAACTTGCATCAGCTGCTAATAAAGGCTGGTGGGAGCAAAATAAGGATAGATTTTTGAGGAAATGAAGATTATTGTAGACACCAATATAATATTTAGTGGGATATTAAATACAGACGGTAAAATTGGAGACTTACTGATGAATTCACACGAGATCTTTGAATTCTATACAGTAACCTACCTACGACAAGAAATAGAAAAGCATAAAGAAAAATTAGAAAAAATATCTGGATTGTCGAGTGATCAAATCGAAGTGTCTAAGCTTCAAATTCTAAATCAATTAGGTCTTGACTTTCGCAAGGTATCCTTAGCTTTTAGCACTGCAAAAGCCAAAATATCACGAAATGCTAAACCCCCTCAAATTTGAGGGGGTTTAGCATTTAAGCAATGTGACAAGCGGAAAGCTAGCACAGGAACTATGAGGAATTTGGAATTAAAAGAAATTTTGCCCTCTACCCTACCCTTTTTTGCCTTTTTTAAGCTAACCGTACTAATGGTCTTTTATAGGCTTGGGTGACAGGGTTTTACGAGGATGCTTGGCTGTAAAGTTTGCTTTTCTGCCTTTTGCGGGAAAAGGTGTTGTGCGGGCTCTCGCTCTTTGGTTCACTGGACCAAGCCATCCCAGTCTTGGTTTCAGACTGTTTTTTAATGCCGAATCTGTTAATGGTGGGGTTCTTTATCGCAAACCTGGTGTTATTCGTATTATTTTTCATCAGTCATGAACAATTCGGCTAGAAAGCTTCTACTTTTCTTTGTCTTGACACAAAGAAAAGTAGCAAAAGAAAAGTCAAGGCTGTATGTGGTTTTTAACGCTACTAAAGCGGTCAAAAGCGGGAAATAAATAAACTCGCGCCAATTTTAGATTGGCGCTCAAACAGTATTTCTTTCTGATCCGCTTTTGACCGCTTTAGTAGCTAAACCCCATAATGCCGCTTTTGCTTGGTTAGGCTCCCATTTGCCCCAGATCATATACGACTATCTCAGCAAAGCAGGCAGCGGTAAATAGGGGAATTGCATTTACTCGCATTATTCCTATTATTTTTCATCAGTCATGAACAATCCGGCTAGAAAGCTTCTACTTTTCTTTGTCTTGACACAAAGAAAAGTAGCAAAAGAAAAGTCAAGGCTGTATGTGGTTTTTAACGCAACTAAAGCGATCAAAAGCGGGAAATAAATAAACTCGCGCCAATTTTAGATTGGCGCTCAAACAGTATTTCTTTCTGATCCGCTTTTGACCGCTTTAGTTGCTAAACCCCATAATGCCGCTTTTGCTTGGTTAGGCTCCCATTTGCCCCAGATCATATACGACTATCTCAGCAAAGTAGGCAGCGGTAAATGGAGGTGGTTTTTTATAGGCTAGGTTGACAGGGCTTTACGAGGATGCTTGGCTGTAAAGTTTGCTTTTCCACCTTTTTGCGGAAAAAGGTGGAGCCAAAACCGCCGCCTGACGCATCTTCAGCTAAAACAGTCTTCCACTACGTTGCACAAAAAGAAACTCGCTATTGGGTTTGGGGGACTACTTAAATATTGTTGATTGTCAATTGTTTACAGCCAATTTTGGTTGCTTCGAAGCTCAAACAGTTTTTTGTGCGGGCTCTTCGTTACAGACTGTTTTTTAACGCTGAATCTGCTAATGGCGGAGTCCTTCATCGCTAAACCCCATAATGCCGCTTTGGCCTGGTTAGGCTCCCACATTTGCCCCAAATCATATACGGCTATCTTAGCAAAGCAGGCAGCGGTAAATAGGGGTGGTTTTTTATAGGCTAGGTTGACAGGGTTTTACGAGGATGCTTGGCTGTAAAGTTTGCTTTTCCGGCTTCTCGCGGAAAAAGGTGGAGCCAAAACCGCCGCCTGACGCATCTGCTAATGGCGAAGCCCCCAAGCGAAACTTTGCGTTAATTATGAGAAATTTGGAAAGGAAAGCGTTTCATTTTTGTAATTATTATGAGGCATTTGGAAAGGTATTGTGTTGGAAGTAATGCCGCAGGCACTAGTTATCTTATATCGAAACGTCCTGCAAATAAATGGCGAAGCCCGTCAATTGACGGGCTTCTTGGGTTTTGACATGCGCTTATAGGAATTTTCGGATAGGCGGCAAAGATATTAGAGAAGGTAGCATCAAATGAGCTAAGCAGTTCCCTCCTCCAGGCGGCTTTTGAACTCACGAACAGCGCGGCGAATTTCGCTTTCCCCCATTTCCGTATCCATATAATACTTAAGGGAGCGAGTAATAAACTCAGAAATATCGCGACGATCCCAGAAAGCGGCTGCTTTGACCTCGAATAAGAAATCCTTATCCACCGTATAGAAAAAAGAGTCCTTTTCAACATCCTTTTTCTTACGGCCCCGTTTTTTGGGTGCCTCCGCTGTCGGTTCCACTACCTGGGCAGCAGGTTGATCCTTACTCACCGAAGGAAGCGTAGCCTCTTTAGCCATGGTCTTAGGCTGAGGAGTGGCCATAGGTTCGGCTTCTAGTACCGCCTCCGAAGGTTTAGAGACCAACATATCGAGTTTTTTAGTACGATTATTGCCAATGAGGCTATCAGTGAAATTTTTCTTAGCCATGATGAAGGATTTGTATTAGAACAATAAATATCATTAGTTAAAGAGCATATCAAAACAAAGCGCCTCTCCCCTATCCTTTTAGGAAGTCAAGGCCGCCGCCAGCTGATGACGCTGTAAAACCTCTAGCGTCAAATTATGGTAATCCGAAGCGCCATTGCAGCGAGCATCGTAGCTAAAGACATCAGCCCCTTGCGCCTGCGCCTCAGCGACAGCAATATTATTTCGGATATGCGTATCAAAAACCTTTTCTCCAAACTGAGCACGGATAACCCGTTCCACATTACTCTTAATAACCATTCGATTATCGAACTTAGTAAAGAAGACACCTGTGATATCGAGAGCAGGATTGAGGTCCTCCTTAACCCGGCTGATAAGCTCCTGGAGGTTATCCAGTCCCCGCATACTAAAATACTCTGCATCGAGGGGGATATAGATTTCCGTAGAAGCCGTAAAAGCATTAATCGTAAGCAGTCCAAGCGAAGGCGGGCAATCGATGAGAATAAAGTCAAAATCCTTGGCCACTTTGTCGATCACCGTTTTCGAAAGAATCCGTTCTCGGGACGTAAACGTACTAAAGTACATTTCCGCGCCCGCCAGTCCGATATGAGAAGGAATCAAGCTGAGGTTCTCCTGCAATTGGATCAAGGGCACATCAATTTCGCCCAGCATCGCTTCAAAAACGCCAAACTCAAGATCCCTATAGCCAAAACCATCAGAGAGGTTAGCCTGCGGATCGAAGTCAATGAGCAATACCCTATGGCCAGCGCGAGCCAAGCCAGCGCCAATATTTTGAACCGAGGAAGTTTTGCCGACGCCCCCTTTGTGGTTAGCCATTGAGATGATGTGAGTCATGTGTATTGGTATTTGACCTGGAGCAATATCCAAGTTATGTTTCATCTATTTCCCCTACCCTACCCTATTTCAAAAAGGCTAAATTGGGCAGCCAGTTGATAAAGGTAACAGCGGTGAATTATACTAATTAAGTCAAGCTATACAATCCAGCTAAGCAAGAAAAGCTATGTCTTAAAGGTGTACTTTTAAACCTTGAGAAAATAGTGTATCCAGCTAAGCAAGAAAAGCTATGTCTTAAAGGTGTACTTTTAAACCTTGAGAAAATAGTATATCTAGCTAAGCAAGAAAAGCTATGTCGATAATGATAATATAGCAAATCAAGGCAAACTATATTAAACAATTCAATTGACTTCAATAGTCAAAATATGATAACTAGCCCTTATAGCTAAGCTTTTAAAAATAGCTCGTCTTTTTTATACAGTAAGGCAAATGTATAAAATATAAACTATATAAAAAAGATAACAACGGTAGTATTTTTAAAAAATCTAATCAATTCAATCATTTCAATCATTTTCACAATGCTATAACATGTTGAAAATTTAAGCAATTCAATCATTGCAAAATTTATAGCATATCCAATATTTTTAGCAGTAGGTAAGCAATTCAACAAATGTAAAATATAGATAAAATAAGAGCTGTATTAAAAATGTAACATATTATCACAAATAAACAATATATGGGAAATGTTTGCTATTTAGTCAATTTAACAATAGATCAACTATGATTAAATAGTGTAAATAGTTAAAAAATACCAACTAGCTAAAAAATATAAGCATAGATGACATAATAAAACCTAGTTGAAATATACTATATATAAAGCAAGTTTATCTTTATTATTTAAATTCACATTGACAACAAATATTCGCTATTCAATCATTTCGATCAATTCTAAAAAGTACGTATATTTATTATTGTGTCACCTATTTAATCTATTTCACCTAGGTAAAATAGGTAAAATGCAAATCAAGATCATCCGACACAAAATACACGCTCAAGTCTAACCCAAGAATTGATTCTAAGCCTATTTATGTGTCCCAGGTGCGCATTTTTCGTCTCGCAAGTAAAAGTATACATCAGAGAAGGTGATCGCAGAGAAGAGGGGAATTATAAAAAACGGGAAAAAGATCGGTTTTTGAATTTTTCAGGTTGAATTAAGCATTCGCTTTTAGACAAGGTCAAAGCCTGATTTCTTCAAACATGAACAAATCAGGTTATTTCTTTCAGAAGATTAAACATAAATAAGAGCGATTATTAGCGAAGCAAAAAAAAGAAACATACAAAGCATTTGATTCGTGGCCTTGAAATAGAAACACAAGTGTACTATTCCTTCTCCTTCTCAATTTTATCTAATCGAGATTTTATCTTTCTAACCTCCTCCTTGACCTTATTAAGTTGTTTCGACGTGTGACTATTCTCTTCAATATCGAGATTTTTTTCTTGTATCATTTCCCCACTTCCCCGCATAAGCCATTCAGCACTAAGATCAGGAAACTCATTCAATATCTTAGCCAATGTCGCTCCGTTCGGAGTACTTAACTTGTTGACAATCTTGCCCATAGTAGTTGGGTGCAGTTCTAGTTTTTCAGCTAGTTGAGTTCGATTATACCCGTAATACTTCATTATCTCAAGAATCCTATCATTGATATTCACGGCCATGGCTTAAAAGAATTAAGTCTCAAAAAGAAGATTTAATTCTTGTTTTATAGATTTTTTTCTCGTAGGTTTGTTCATGTGACACGGAATTTTACGTGCCAAGCAACCAAATAAGCATGTAAAATACCAAAAATGGATAGCATCAAAAAATATAAGATCAAGGAAAAGTTAGATAGCCCCCGCTGTGGACCATTCCGTAGTTATCACAAGGGGTTGTCAGCAGATCTGGACTTTGGAGATTCATGGTTTTGAAGAAGAAAACCTAAGGATTCCCAAAAGCGTCAAAAGCCCAAAAGCGGATATAACGCTGTAAAAATAAGACAGCAGCACACAACAAACACTAGGGGTGAACCCTGACCACACATTGGTTGGGGCTTTTTTAAACAAAGAAACTAGCCGTATGAAAAATTTCAATTTAGACCAATTCAAAGGACTCGATCCCTACCTGGAGCAAGAACTCCACGAAGCAGAGCAGTTAGCCAACCAGGATGATATGTCCAGAATGCTAGAAGAAAGATTTGGGACAGCTACAGGAAAGCGCCCTTGGCTAATAAGGAAGGCCCCTTCTAGGAAGAGCGCTTTTATCTTTAGTTTTTTCTGTAACCTACTAAGCGCCGGCGCCGGTTGGTACGGCGCATTGATCGTGATGGAAATCATTCCCATCCCATACATGAACTACCTTGGCGCCCTAGCCGGCTTAATATTAATGGAGAAATACAAACGCAAATTCAGCGACCAATTTTGGGATACCTATTGGGCTACAAAAAACATCAGATGGGACCTAGGAGGAAAGAACTTCGTCCTGCTCCTAGTCAGCATTGCCCTATCCATTGGCGGCATGTTCTTTGCCGTAAGCGACTTTTCCCCCGAAGCAAAATACCTTGGAATGAATGATGACCCAGAAACAGTTGCCATCCAAGACCGCATTAGAACACTAGATGAAGATATAAAAGCATTGCGAGCAGACAAGGCGAACTACAACTCAAACGGAGAATTCTACCACATACACGCCAGGAAAGAGAACCTTTGGGCAGAAGAAAAGACAGCACTAACCCAGGAACTCAAAGAAGTACATGGCGTACAGATCATTCAGAACGAAGACATTCGACGAGACTGGAAGCTTCGGACAGGCTACCGCACCTACTTCGGCATTATCATAACCCTACTAGCAGAAATTGCTTTTGAAATCTGCATGGCCTTCTGCAGTTATTATGATTTTAGACTATTCCGAGCCTTGCAAGCGCAAAAAGAAGGACGAAGTCTTGCAAGCGCTTTGAATGGAAAAAAGGCTTTCGCCCCGACAGCGACCTAGCTGAAGCACCAGTCGAAGGCTTACCGATTGTCGGGGCATCCTCGGATAAGTTCTTGCAAGAAACAGAACCCTTCTTGCAAGCGCTTGCAAGCGACGAACCAGAAGCGCTTGATCTTATCCACCAGAACGAAATCTGGATACTTAAGCGGGCCTTAAAGGATTGTATCCGAAATGCACAAGCATGGGAAGCGAACAAGCGGAAAGGGAAGGGGACTGATGCAACCAATGAAGCAGGTGCGAAGAAGTATCGGGACCTAGCGGCAGCAATTGAAACGAGGATGGGGCTTTTGGGTGAAGCGTGCTGAACGGAGATCAGAATAGGGTAGGGGAGTTAAGTTTTATGAGATTTATGCTGCAACAATTTCGAATCAAAATGAGTGAACAATCAAAATCAATGGCAATGTCAAGTTCAATGGCAATCAAAATCCCTGCCTGCCGGAATATAATGAAGGCAGGAAAACGAAGATCATTGGTGATATCGAAAATTACATCTTAAGAAATAAGAACTTGAGTCCTCACCCCAAAATCTGCTTCACCCGTTCCCAGAGCAACTCATAAGGGAGCACTTCAATATCAATGGTTGATAAATGTCGGGGAGTCTGTTGGAGTTCAAGAAAGGTCTTGGCTGTCCGTTTTTCGATTTCCTTTGGGTCAAAGGCAGATTTTACCATTAGGAATAATAAGCGGAAAAAGATTTGGCTGCGCTTTACGGTTTCGTCTTTGGTTAGGTAGCGATAGGCGTACTTTTCCAATGACTCAGCCCGGTCAATGATACCAGCCCGATCATTTTTGCTTAGCAGGACAAGAACCTGAAGTACCACGCGGTTGATATTCATCCCTTTTTTATCAAGAGAGAATTTTGGAGTGTCATTCAGAAAGGTAGTCATTCGGATAGGCTCTCCTGAGAAGAAGGAATGGTAGGTTTCATAGATACGGACCTCTTCTCTGATGCGGCTGGCCAGTTTGCTTTTTTTAATTTCTTTGATAGCAGATGCTGATTGGTTAAAATCATTGGTATGAAAGCCAACGATGGCTTCGTATTGATGGATAGCAATCCAGTTGTAGCCCGTTTTCGGAATGAGGGATTTCACCTTTTGAATAGTTGCCTGAGCTAATGTATACTGCTTAGATTGCACAAAAGCAGGGATTAAATGAAAATTAATACTTCTTATTGGGCGATTAGGTAGCTGAAAGGGTAAAGACTCAAAATATTTTAAAGCCTTTTCACAAATTTCTATAACTCCCTGTCCATCATTTTTCATTTTGCTTAAGATGACCACAATGAGCACCCTTATAAATTCGAAAGTCCAGCTTATGTTGTCTGAAGCAGCCCCTAAATCCTTAATATATATTTCTGTTTTTTCAATTAACGCAGTATCGATGGCTTTAGTAGTACGTAGGTGAAAGGCCAAATCATAGTAGCAATTTTCCGCTTTTTGTTCCCATTTTAATTTATCCCCATAAAGTTGGTTTATCGTTTGATACTCTCGGAATTTAATCGGATCGGATACGATTACAGCATAATGATTGGATAATCTTCGACTTAGAGAACAAGAAAAATCAGTAAAATGGTACTTCATGGCAACTTTTAAAGCTTCATTTGCCATTTCCGCAGCAGCTCTGCCTTTTTCCTTATTCCATAGGAAATTACAAACCAAGTCTTTTTTTCCAACATCAAAATAAAGTTCCCAATAATTTTTTTGCCTGGGGTCACTAGCGAACAAGGTATTCACTAGCCGTTGTCTTAAACTCCTTTTTAGCCGATTATAATTATGCTGTTCATTTGCATTGTTAGGAAATATTTTTTTGACCAAAAGTGCTTCCTCAAGTAGCGGATTCTCTACAATATATCCTAATAATTGGTCTGCTTTATCGCTTTTTACCCCTACTACATTTATCTGTTGCTTCTGGATTAGGGCTGCCATTGTTTTAATAATTTCCATTGCTTAACCTCTATTTATTGAAATGACTTCTTTTTGAAAATCAATGTAATATAAGTTGATAATGGATTTTTTTCAAGAAAACCTTATGTATTAACACCTTGTAACTGTCAAAACTTTTGAAGTCTAGTAGGATTAGCTTTGAAGTTGATAAACAATTGTTGATCAAAATTAAAAATCATGGTATCCTTAATTGAATTGTATTT includes:
- a CDS encoding ParA family protein, which produces MTHIISMANHKGGVGKTSSVQNIGAGLARAGHRVLLIDFDPQANLSDGFGYRDLEFGVFEAMLGEIDVPLIQLQENLSLIPSHIGLAGAEMYFSTFTSRERILSKTVIDKVAKDFDFILIDCPPSLGLLTINAFTASTEIYIPLDAEYFSMRGLDNLQELISRVKEDLNPALDITGVFFTKFDNRMVIKSNVERVIRAQFGEKVFDTHIRNNIAVAEAQAQGADVFSYDARCNGASDYHNLTLEVLQRHQLAAALTS
- a CDS encoding PIN domain-containing protein — encoded protein: MKIIVDTNIIFSGILNTDGKIGDLLMNSHEIFEFYTVTYLRQEIEKHKEKLEKISGLSSDQIEVSKLQILNQLGLDFRKVSLAFSTAKAKISRNAKPPQI
- a CDS encoding helix-turn-helix domain-containing protein; the protein is MAVNINDRILEIMKYYGYNRTQLAEKLELHPTTMGKIVNKLSTPNGATLAKILNEFPDLSAEWLMRGSGEMIQEKNLDIEENSHTSKQLNKVKEEVRKIKSRLDKIEKEKE
- a CDS encoding KilA-N domain-containing protein, which gives rise to MKKQKINVNGVEVQFYQRNEVEFISLTDIAKKFNANSDVVIQNWLRTGDTLDYLALWESLHNPNFNKVSFEEFRKRAGSGGFFISPKQWIEKTAAVGIESRTGRGGGTYAQTDIALEFCSSLSAAFKLYLVKEFQRLKAEEPGQKGLTWDVYRLMGKANYHIHTEAVRQSGVPIMDWNTKREAIYQASEADLINIVVFGCTAKQWRQSNPEAKGNIRDSASALENLVLNSIQILNAELLEQNVSKEDRLVYLQAKAAHHYSILAHSTPIKQLEEMQKKLKGKS
- a CDS encoding Rpn family recombination-promoting nuclease/putative transposase, producing MSNLEEKYINPLTDFGFKKLFGSEPNKVLLIDFLNQILPDRHQIQDLSYSRNEQVGQNELDRKAIFDLYCIGESGERFIVEVQKAKQNYFKDRSVYYSSFPIQEQAKKGNWDYRLDPVYAVGILDFIFDDHKNENELIHFIELKNQRSEVFYDKLKFIYIELPKFKKNEDELETHFEKWLYVFRHLSNLQDRPKKLQDKVFQKLFDSAEIAKFSKEERDAYEESLKYYRDIKNVVDTSREEGLIEGIERGIEQGIEQGIDKRNYEIAVKLIEKGMSLNEVSEITGIDVEELAKLKK